From the Notolabrus celidotus isolate fNotCel1 chromosome 12, fNotCel1.pri, whole genome shotgun sequence genome, one window contains:
- the LOC117822303 gene encoding CUGBP Elav-like family member 3 translates to MKEADAIKLFVGQIPRNLEEKDLKPIFEQFGKIYELTVIKDKYTGMHKGCAFLTYCARESALKAQSALHEQKTLPGMNRPIQVKPADSEGRGEDRKLFVGMLGKQQSDEDVRRLFEPFGSIDECTVLRGPDGTSKGCAFVKFQGHAEAQAAINSLHGSRTMPGASSSLVVKFADTEKERGLRRMQQVASQLGIFSPMTLNFPAYNAYTQAVNAQLVQQQALVAQSAYLSPVATVAAVQMQQMAALNANGIIATPITPITPSSGTNTPPTIAATPVPALPPPMGVNGYSSLPNPTNGQQATEALYTNGVHPYQAQSPAGLDPLQQAYAGMQHYTAAYPAAYGLVGQPFPQQPTLVAQQHQQPQQQQQREGPEGCNIFIYHLPQEFSDSEMLQMFLPFGNVISAKVFVDRATNQSKCFGFVSFDNPASAQAAIQAMNGFQIGMKRLKVQLKRPKDANRPY, encoded by the exons ATGAAGGAGGCTGACGCCATCAAGCTGTTTGTGGGGCAGATTCCCCGGAATCTGGAAGAGAAGGACCTCAAGCCTATCTTCGAGCAGTTTGGCAAAATCTATGAGCTAACTGTGATAAAGGACAAATACACTGGCATGCACAAAG GATGTGCGTTTCTGACGTACTGTGCAAGAGAGTCGGCACTGAAAGCCCAGAGCGCTCTTCACGAGCAGAAAACACTACCAGGG ATGAATCGGCCAATCCAGGTGAAACCAGCTGACAGCGAGGGCAGAGGAG AGGACAGGAAGTTGTTTGTGGGTATGCTGGGAAAGCAACAGAGCGACGAGGACGTCAGAAGGCTGTTTGAGCCTTTTGGAAGCATAGACGAGTGTACTGTGTTGAGAGGACCAGACGGTACCAGCAAAG GATGCGCTTTTGTAAAATTCCAAGGACACGCTGAAGCCCAGGCTGCCATCAACAGCTTGCATGGAAGCCGCACAATGCCT GGAGCATCGTCCAGTCTAGTGGTGAAGTTTGCCGACACAGAAAAGGAGCGGGGGCTGAGGAGGATGCAGCAGGTGGCCTCCCAGCTCGGCATTTTCAGCCCCATGACCCTCAATTTCCCCGCCTACAACGCATACACACAGGCGGTCAACGCACAG CTTGTCCAACAGCAGGCCCTGGTTGCCCAGTCAGCGTACTTGTCTCCTGTGGCAACAGTTGCTGCCGTACAGATGCAGCAGATGGCAGCGCTCAATGCCAACGGAATCATTGCCACACCCATTACACCCATTACGCCGTCCTCGG GTACAAACACTCCGCCAACTATTGCAGCAACGCCTGtgccagctctccctcctccaatGGGAGTGAACGGTTACAGCAGTTTGCCCAACCCCACCAATGGACAGCAAGCAACAGAAGCATTATACACCAATGGTGTTCACCCATATCAAG ctcAGAGTCCAGCAGGCCTTGACCCGCTACAGCAGGCATATGCAGGAATGCAACACTACACAG CGGCATATCCTGCTGCCTACGGATTGGTCGGGCAGCCGTTCCCCCAGCAGCCAACACTGGTTGCCCAGCAACACCAGCAGCcccagcaacagcagcagagagaag gTCCGGAGGGCTGTAACATCTTCATCTACCACCTGCCGCAGGAGTTCAGTGATTCTGAAATGCTGCAGATGTTCCTGCCCTTTGGCAATGTCATCTCGGCTAAGGTTTTTGTTGACCGAGCCACCAACCAGAGCAAATGCTTCG gatTTGTAAGTTTTGACAACCCGGCCAGCGCTCAAGCCGCCATCCAAGCCATGAACGGCTTCCAGATCGGCATGAAGAGACTGAAGGTGCAGCTCAAAAGGCCCAAAGATGCCAACCGCCCATACTGA